The Castanea sativa cultivar Marrone di Chiusa Pesio chromosome 4, ASM4071231v1 sequence ataCTGGTATTGGTGAAATGTGAGACCAATTAGATAGTCAAATTAAGTAAACATAACCATACAAGTACACAGCACATATCTATCATGCACCATACTTAGATTTGAAACCTATCCGTTAGATTTGAAGAGTAAAATGAAAGGTTAATTCTAGTAACTTATAGTCACAATCAAACGattggatttagagaaatgtGTGGTCGAAATTTAGTCAAAGTTGGACAAACCCGATCAAACTTAACAGATGGTCCCGATATCACTGGActtcatattcaaatcttgatcattaggattgaagagtatggtgacatattgATGCTGGtgaaatttgagaccaattggATGGTCAGATTGAGAGAATATATATAGCCATATAGGTAcacaacacatgtccatcacATGCCATACTTAGATatgaaatctaaccgttggatttaaagagtgtaatgaaaggttcattctggtaaattatggtcacaattaAACAGTTGAATTTAGAGAAATgcacaatcaaaatttaatcaatattGGTTTTGTGAGAGTTGAATCTTGGTTTTGTGAGTGAAGAGATTTTGAGAGAGTGAGGTTTTGGGGCTAACGACGCTGAATTGAAAACCTAAGTGggaaggcaaaaaaaaaaaagcagaggGAAATTTTTGGGGAAGAGAGAAATTTAAAGGTCTATTGCAGCAGTCCAACCCCACACTATAACTAAGAAAAAGTGCTGCTACAACTTACATATTGCGGCGGTTTTCGATACCGTCACTATAGTATCCTCGTAAAATGCTATATTTATTGCGACAGGTTTTTGGTGCGCTGCTATATCTAAGTAAACACCGCTAAAACACATATATTGCGGTGGTTCTATGTACCGCCACTGTAGTGCACCGTAAAATATTAGAACTACCACAGCGGTTCAAAAAAACGCCGCAATATGTGATATATAGCGGCAATTTTTGCACCTGCCACAATAGTACAGATTTTTTGtagtgtataattttttttataaaaaaactacaatatcacttttttttactcattcaaAAAAGTAAACTTTCATTTCTTGGATGGAGGTGGATTTCTAAGTGAAATAGAATATccaaatattataatttatccaagaagtgttttaagttttaactgtaggtttaaaaaaaaatcttttaactgTAGGACTAAAACTGATAAACTTGATTGATTTCTTCtagaattatgattaaattttgttcaaagttTTCTATACCACTCGGTGTATTATTAGtcattttagggttttttttttaatctctagggtttcaaataaaaaatttctctctgatttggctatatatatatatatatatatatatatatatatatatatatacactctaAGTGGTACAAATATCAAGAGTGactatattttaagaaaaaataggtATATATTGTAGAGGCATTATGTGAAAGAAAAATCAATCGACAATTTTGAcataattgtgtacattaggccaaaaaaatccaatcaaTTACAAGACCATTCACAATTAACTTGGCATTCAAAAGTTACAATACTCAACAACAATGTTAGGTATTGTAGCAAAGCTAAATTATTTCTCACCAATATGTATTTATTCCCGAGTGACAAATCTCCCTCTTAAATTTTTCCCAAATCTTTCGATCTCATTATGTCGACTTCTCTTTAACAATTCCACAACTAACTTCTCACTCAAATTCTGAtcaaatctactctactcttctTTATTCACCCTCCATCCAAACTGGCCATAAGGTAGTCAAGCCCAAACGAGGATGCGAAATAGAAATATGAGCCATTCTTTTTGGTTGAAGTCAATAATATCTAATGAAGGAGGTGAGAATTGTGCAATGGTGCTTTTTATGGTGATGGTAGTCTCGAATCCGAAGAAAAATGGGGAGGTTGAGTTGTGGAGGCCAACAATAACTGGATCTAACGACTTCAACTAATGATTTTGAAGGGTTGAGTTGTGGGAGTCAGTGGCGACGCCACGTCCATTTCaaggtgttcctaggaacaccttGAACTgaaatttctttatttgtttaccctttaaaaaaaattaggaacaccctcaatcaaAGTTAGgaacaccctaaaaaaaattattttttctactttcaagagaaaaaaaaaaatgtaacagaGCAAGCGGCAAGCCcacggattctcaaaaaaaaaaacaacggaTGACAAGCCCAACAGATGGTAGCAAACCCAATAAGGCAATAACCCACAAATTCTcggaataaaattttaaaaaaagaaaaagaaaagaagaagaacctaACCTAATATACTGAAATCAAATCATGCCTCAAACACTTCACACTTCATAGACGCAACAACCAACGGAATGGACGACAAAGTAGGAGATCGCCATATCGGGCTGGCTCAAACTTGATCTCCCATTCAAACGGAAGCTACATCTCGACGTGCTGCCCCGCCTGCCCAATCAGTCTTCCTCAGTTCCTCGCCTTGCCACTGTGCCCAACAGCGCCGCCCCTCAAGTATTTCATCTCTATGACTCAGTCTCAGTCTCTCTGCTCTTTATTTGAAGAGGGAAGaatgaaagtgaaaaaaatgatattatgaAATCACTGActcagactctctctctctctctctctctctctctctctctctctctctctctctctctaagacTTTGAACTGATAAATGTGATTGTCATTTGTCTGCTTTTGCCTTTTGCTTAGTttactttataaatttttattaatatttgccCTTTTTTTGGAGTTATCCATTGGTGTTGATGTTGGTGTGGTGAGAtaaattaattgtcttttagtgttaGTGTTGGTGTCTTTTGGTGAAATACAATCAATTGGCTTTATCTGATTGGCTCTAGTCTTGTGATTGGTGTCATAGGGCATTGGGGCTTGTCTGTTGAATTGGGGGGGGGGTGAATAGGGGCATGAAGCCGGGGTAAATGCACATGGGTGTGTGGCTGTGTGCTAGTgcaactaataattaataaacaatcatttaattaaccaataattaattggaggaagcaactaataaacaataattaataatttaattaaccaatacattataaaagacaaacaaattaaattttattactttgttaggctaaacaacaattaataattttataattaatgaaacaacaatataacaaattatagtttataaaagacaaacaaattattatttattcttttgctagaattatggacaaatatttgataagaaaaccatgtatccaaaaaaaattcctaggaAAAAATTTTAGGAACACCTTGGAAAAAATTCCTGAAGCCGCCACTGTTGGGAGTGGTTGTGGTGGGGTTAGCCATGGTGGTGGTAGTGTGGCGAAGGAGAGAGTAAGAGAGAGAAGGTGTGGcagttagaaattttttaaaacataggtaaaacaaagaaaaaatataaagagttTGTTGAATAGtgaattccaaaaaaataagccattaaaatagaaaagtgaCTTTCtagcaaaaaatttagctaGACCTTTGTTAACATTTCTATCATATGAGATAAACCCTCTTTGAATCCAAATTTTGGAGAGTCAACCTCAAAATCACAGCTCCAACAGActccaacttttattatttttcgaGAATAGCAACAAACTAACTTATGGGTAGTCAAAACTTGCAATTACTATAGTAGCTCTCCATGCTTGTAGAGCCATTGTAGCTCTCTATTCTATTAATCTATACTTTTGTCCAAAGGTTCCTCCCAACCTCATGGGGTCACATAAACGAGAATGAAAAACCCGATTGAAGGCCAAGAAGTTCCAAGATCGAAAAAGCCACTGACCCAATTGCATCGATTTATGCGTAGCTACTTGTTTCCTTTCATATGGCATTTTGGGTTTTGTCTAATGGGcctatgttttatttttggtaaagaATGGGCCTAAGGTTTGTTTGTTAGGGGGAGACCAAAATGACTTATAGACACAATTTGTTGGACATGTGAGTCATCAACAttcaaaaaaatgtcaaaaagtggagactatagttttttttttttttttttgcttaataaagtaatacatatatatatatattaaaattaaaagagatttttttcGTCAGGTTTGAGATCTGGTATAGTTCAAAatagttaaaagttaaaacttttttttttttggtttccccTCAAGACTTTCAATCAGAGACTAATCATTGTTTGCACCGGGTGGGCCCACGAAGGGGTAAAGCGCTAGCCTAGGAAATTGTTTTCAAAGTGCAGGTAGCAGGACTCGAACTAGGGAGCACACCTAATCGAACCCAGTACAAGCACCTTGAGATCGAGAGCCTAACCAACTCAGACAACTCCATGggtttaaaagttaaaactaaccAAGTTTGAAgggctccttttttttctttttttctttaattcttttttggtTAAGGGCTTACAGCTTAAAACTACTAGATATTAAGAGCTAAGGTAAAGTTATAACTCAATCCATTTGATGGTGCACCTGAAAATTCCCCACTTGTGTAGTTGTGTTAGTTCCTTGTGTACTAGTCTATACTTCTTGtacatttttttccaaaattttatttatgagaCTGTCTCCTAGAGCGTTTCTCTTACAACATGTGAGTTTCATAAGTGTGTGAGGCTCACTAAATATGAGAGAGACGCTTTATAAGACAATCTCATAAGATACTTATTATTGATTCCTAATGATTACAAACCATTGTAGTGCCTATGTAGGATGATCATTAAACCTAGCTAATTGGACTTGGCCTTGATTACCTACTTGAACCCACATGAAGGGTATGGGTAATAGGAATAGTAAGACAGTCTCATAAGATACTTATTATTGATTCCTAACAATTACAAACCATTGTAGTGCCTATGTAGGATGATCATTAAACCTAGCAAATTGGACTTGGCCTTGATTACCTACTCGAACCCACATGAAGGGTATGGGTAATAGGAATAGTAATTTGTTTTAGTTTGATCAGTTAGATATATTGGCTCAACCAATTCCCAATCCTctatgttaaatttttatttttaattttttttaattgactcATTTTCAAAGTATACtattatatttgtatactaAAGttgtattatattttctatatcaAAGATGAAAATATTAATGACATTACTCGTTAACTTAACATGTAATACTCAAATTTAAATGTTTCCAATGTCAAACATTAAGTAGGTTTTTTTTACCCCTAGTTTAATTATAGagtttatttctttatttctttttttttctttttttttacataacatgttaCTTTAAAtctctatatatttttagattgaGTTTGACTCctcatttttgtttaatttttaacttatttacttatgtataactttttaaaacttaattttttttaagtatccCTCCTTCCCCCTTTGTTTGTTGGTTTAATGAAGTTTCCttttaatcccaaaaaaaaaaattaagtacaattatattattatttcaaatttcaGCAAAAAGGTAATCCAATGCACACTTACATTTATTGGTgatttaattaactttttatttttatttgtatgaaAAGGtgatttaattaacttatttaaTGTTTCATGTAGAACGTGCATAATGTTTCATGTAGAacatgcatacacacttgctTTTCCCTCTTCTATGGAATTATTGAACTAGAAGATTATTAGAATTAATTATTAAGGCGAAACTATATTATTGGTCCCTGAAGTTTACCTTGTGTGCACaattagtccctcaagtttgaaatgagcacaattagtcccttaagttttaaaactgagttgtattggtTCTTTTACTAACTACTGTTAACGGTGTTACTTATGTGGCTAACGAAacaatgacttggcatttttttaatgatgtgacatgtttttaattaaaaaaattacaaactaaatttacatgtgggaaaaaatattcacaggtaaattaaaaaaattactttctaTCTATTGTAAGAACTAAGAACCCACAAcgtagtttcaaaaaaaaaaaaaaaaaaggacttatTTAGCATTGCTTAACTAATATTCTGTAAAGAGTAATCCAAAAGTAACCTtcataatacaataaaatctaaaacaaaaacaaatcgaAGGTGGTCGTGTTCGGTGGACTTGTTGACAAGAAGTTTCTCAGCGATAACGTGGTCTACGATGTtggtactatttttttcttttcttttcttttttctgatcTTGGCTTTGTTCTTAATCTGTGTTTTCCTTATCATTCTTTCAAATTCTTTGGATTTAGCTTTTTGGGTATTTCTAATATTACTGTTTTGttcacctttttttatttttttattttttataattttggcTTCATTTTTGttgtactaattttttaaaaaaacatggGTACGGCTGTCGTCGGCGGCAGCTACAACTTGGGCTATTACTGGCGGCAGCGGCAAGGGCATGGGATTTCAGGTGGCGGCGGTtataagttcttttttttttttttgaaactacgTTGTGGGTTCTTAGTTCTTaaatttagtttgtaattttttttaattaaaaacatgtcacatcattaaaaaaatgtcaagtcattattccattagccacataagtaacaccgttaacaacagttagtaaaaggaccaatacaactcagttttaaaacttaagaaaCTAATTGTGCTCACTTCAAACTTGAGAGACTAATTGTGCACATAGGGTAAACTTCAGggaccaatagtgtagtttTGCCAATTATTAAACTATAAAATGAACTTTACGTATTATTCAACTTCTATCtttgaaagttttttattctttggtaTTGAAAGAAATACCATTAAAAAATATGAGAAagtaataaagttgtttttgtattttcttgaGGTGAAAGATGTAAGGtctggggagtaaaaggacccaagtgggcatatgggcctttgggctgtaacatggagggtcgacctgctccaggattaaactctatgagttggcccatacgccgagggtccgaggatacagccgagggagagtttcacctcggacagatccaagagaactcaagatttcattataaaggtcagggcacaactctggaaagactagtggttaaaaggggacatcctgaatcttttagatgcaccagtattaaagaaaatatcaagagtaaaggctgccacctccgcattaaaggctctgcacctacctccctggccgcattaatggggaggtgacccctgaacagtgaggtggaaacttttagtcactgttcaaaaggTATCAGGGagggaagtataaaaggggggtaaaggccaaagaaaagggggatcgaaaaactaagaaagaaattaagaaattgtaatcttgaaggaagaaagagaaataataaagaagtagtcctcggctcgagtccgaggagatccatttgtcattatcgttcgttatttacttgtgtttgttcataaaagcctgttatcaagctcccagtacttctaacctaggtttcaagcccacactctacaaattttattgtttaaggctcattgggcctgagcccgtgattgtctttgggtccaggtgcaattgtgcacttacataagGGTAATTCTTAAAGATGGTAATTCTTAAAGGCCATCCAGGTTAACTAAATCTGTCAAAGAGTGAATGATACATaagtaacataaaaatatatttacttATGTATAACCTTACCATATGACAGGTTTGGGGGAATGATACTATACCCTAAAACTGAAGAGAATAATACCTTTCTCCCTTCAGGTTCAAAGAAATTAACatcctctttttatttatattagtattgaaatattctaaatttatcaaACTCCAAACACTTGCAATGACAAATCTCTCCATAATTTATggtaaaaagaaataataataataagcaaaattcatacttaatattttaaaatacactttaattaaaattttaaaactattcattttaattatgaaatggAGAATTATTTTGAAACCTACCCTTAAGCAAAGAGCAAGCGAGTGTacactatttttaaaattttctttttgagaagaactatatttaatattaatttaacaaattctATCACTGTGCATCCTTATTATAATAATCTCTTCATAGGTACAAAATTCTTGTAGAGTGGAAGCCAAGAGtcaaaattcaagtttataaaatttggtaaatcgaatgtgaaaaaaaaaaatctttcaagttTCTCATAAGAAGATTGTaattatcctttttattttatttttgggtttaaagagaaagagaagtgaGGGCATAAATGGAATATAGGGTTTAAGTTGGGGGACAAATAAGTAATATCGTAGTCCTCATTGAAACATTAAAACCCTAATGTGTAAAACCTCAAGTTcttccttcctctctctctctctctctcaaacgcTCACATCTTGCAGAGTTGTAGGAGGCACgccgcagcagcagcagcagcagcagcagcagcaagaCCCAGAAGCAGCAGAAAATGGAGACTGCGAGAAACGTGAAAGACGTGTCCCCCCACGAGTTCGTCAAGGCCTATGCCGCTCACCTCAAACGCTCTGGCCATGTATATACATCTCTCTCGCACTCTCTCTATATTCATAAACACTTATTTTTCTATGAACCTGAAACTTAACACTtatatgtggttttttttttttacgtgtgTAATTTTTCAAGGAATAATGTTGTTAATGATTTGAGTTGAATGggtgggttttttcttttttggtgttcTGAGAATATGGTTATGTTTTGGGCAATGACATTAGTTTTTATGtgattgttaaaattgaaaaagaaaaaatttgaaaatgtgtTATTTCAAGGAAACCCAAGTACCCATTTTTGGATTTGATTCAAAGATGGCATTTTGGAACTTTGATTCACTTTTGAGgcaataaaaattatgaacatTGTTgatgttttttggtttttcatggTATGGAAATGCAGTTTAAATTGTAAAGAACGGTGGAGCAACActtttttagtttattggtcTGGTTGCTGTTTCATGTCTTTTGCTGATCTGTTGCTGGACTAGGATATAAGCAACAATTTTGAGCCATGCTGCTATGCTTATTTCCTATTGTTAAAACTAGTTGATTAACAGAAGCTTGTTGTGAAACTTGTTGTTAgatcaattaatttatagaaACTTGTTGCAAAACCTATTGCTAGAATAATTAATAGAGTCTAAACTGTGTTAAGCCTATTTTGATAGAAATTAATAAACCTAATTTCTTCATGCAACACGTGTCAAAAACACTTGATTATAGTATTTCAATACATTAAATACATATGATTTAAGTTCTGTATGTATAATAACTATATCTAGATTTTGGAACCTCACTTGAATTGGGCTAGTGCCCTTTTGCTGCCTCAtgccttggttatctgctgaaGCCTGTTATTTGACTTATCAATCATGGCTAGGCTCtggattttttttgtatattagtAGGCGGTGGCGTTGGTATTCTCATGTTTCCATTCTCCATCTCCTTGGTTAATTATAGGTCGAACTCCCTGAATGGACTGATCTTGTCAAGACTGCAACATTTAAGGAGCTTGCTCCATACGACCCTGATTGGTACTACATTAGAGCTGGTGGGCACATTTACATTTATAGTATAACTGTGTATTGTGGTTGCATCTTCTTAACCAAATTTTCACTGCAGCTTCCATGGCAAGGAAGATCTACTTGAGGGGGGGTCTTGGTGTTGGTGCCTTCAGAAGGATCTATGGAGGAAGCAAGAGGAATGGCAGTCGTCCACCTCATTTCTGTAAAAGCAGTGGTGCTATTGCTCGTCACATACTTCAGCAATTGCAGAAAATGAATATTGTTGAGATTGACACAAAGGGGTGAGTATCCCCGGCATcattttggtttcatgattaacaaataaaaaaatgaatggatgactcttttttcttgatttaaTGTATGATTTTCAACACCCAacccctctctttttttctttttgttttttgcctcATTTACTCCTCTGATATGGTTCTTTTCCTTGTAACAAAATATCAAGCTCCATTTACCAAGGtaaaatatatccaaaaaaaggttttttttttttctcaatgaaaaatgtaattttgtgCAGAAAAGGCTTCTTTTCTCCAAATGACTTAAACATGGCAACATTTCCTTTCAATATTTTTGCTCAAAGCAAATCTGAAGCACCAAGAgaacttatttttgtttaacCAAGGAAATTAGGGAAATCCTATCTTGGGTTTCTAGCTTCACATAAAAGAATTCTTTCTGGAATGAATCTCAGTTTGTTTTACTGTTCTCAGTGTGCGAATCAGTTTTTAGAACAACAAATTTTCTTCGACAATAGATTCtgaatgaattttatttacatGATTCTGTCAAATATTGTTTGATAAATTACTTTGCCAACTTTTGAGATATTATGTGATGACAATTTTTCATCAACTCAACAGCTCATATACTTGATACTTAAAACTATTTCTATTCTTGTATGCCAGTGGGAGGAAGATCACATCCACTGGTCAGCGAGATCTTGACCAAGTTGCTGGACGGATTGCAGTTGCCCTTTAGAGAGATTAATGCAGGCGTGCTGAGGATTAAAAGATACTAGAGAACTTTAGAATGTAGTTGTTTGAAGTTGATATAAGAAgacattgttattttttttattttctgattTGGCTTCAATACTTTTTTGATGAACATGGCTTCTAGGAGAGTTCACTATGCTGGTTGTTTTCACTTTGTTGTCCTATTGCTAAACctattttttgatattattaatCATTAAATGGCTTATATTTTGGCTTGCTTCCAGTGCTATATAATTGTCTTGTGCTTGTCCTAATATATAATTACAAACCACATTCCAACACTCATGTGCTGCTAGTAAGAAATACACGAATTAGATAGGCCATAGAACCCCGTTGGCAGTGTTGTGGCTTGAGGCTTTATGGGTGAATTGTTTGGCTAATTgtctttgaaatttgatttagCTTTTATTCAAAACTAAAATACCGTTCTTTTTATACAAGGATGTAGTTTGTGGTTTTTTAAGTGGTTTGTCCAATTACATTTTGGGAAATGATTGTTA is a genomic window containing:
- the LOC142631081 gene encoding small ribosomal subunit protein eS19x → METARNVKDVSPHEFVKAYAAHLKRSGHVELPEWTDLVKTATFKELAPYDPDWYYIRAASMARKIYLRGGLGVGAFRRIYGGSKRNGSRPPHFCKSSGAIARHILQQLQKMNIVEIDTKGGRKITSTGQRDLDQVAGRIAVAL